The proteins below are encoded in one region of Sporosarcina sp. FSL K6-1508:
- a CDS encoding DUF3243 domain-containing protein: protein MDMKDKVQKELSRIDVEKKDEILENFNRFKQYLSEKVEVGENMGLSEEKLAKTTELVANYLAKHEEPRNREEKMLMELWNSGTKEEQHTLAHLLLEMVRKA, encoded by the coding sequence ATGGATATGAAGGACAAAGTGCAAAAAGAACTATCTCGAATCGACGTCGAGAAAAAGGACGAGATTTTAGAGAACTTTAATCGATTCAAACAGTACCTTTCCGAGAAAGTTGAGGTGGGGGAAAACATGGGGTTAAGTGAAGAAAAACTTGCTAAAACTACAGAATTAGTTGCAAACTATCTTGCCAAACACGAAGAGCCCCGCAACAGGGAAGAGAAAATGTTAATGGAGCTTTGGAATTCCGGAACTAAAGAAGAGCAACATACACTAGCACATTTGTTACTGGAAATGGTACGGAAAGCTTAA
- a CDS encoding CBO0543 family protein gives MILNIFLGFIGPWIIFIKHLYKKEEKLLLFLVAPVFSVLAYTINTFGFYFDFWEVIPFPDQKNLASLPFDLGIYPVLASYLIFFIKKIKKPYFVVFLMTFFTTFLELIFVYFGRVIYGNNWSIYLTFISYLFPYLFVYGYYKYLIKLNILK, from the coding sequence ATGATTTTAAATATATTTTTGGGATTTATTGGTCCGTGGATTATCTTTATAAAGCATCTTTACAAAAAAGAAGAAAAATTGTTATTATTTTTGGTTGCTCCCGTTTTCAGTGTTCTTGCCTATACAATAAATACCTTTGGATTTTATTTTGATTTTTGGGAAGTAATACCTTTTCCTGATCAAAAAAATTTAGCTTCATTACCTTTTGATCTAGGTATTTATCCCGTCTTAGCAAGTTATTTGATCTTTTTCATTAAAAAAATTAAAAAACCTTATTTTGTTGTCTTTTTAATGACCTTCTTCACCACTTTTTTAGAACTGATATTTGTTTATTTCGGAAGGGTAATTTACGGAAATAATTGGAGTATCTACCTTACATTTATCTCTTATTTATTCCCTTATCTTTTTGTGTATGGGTATTACAAGTATTTAATAAAATTAAATATATTAAAATAG
- a CDS encoding BclA C-terminal domain-containing protein yields MDYYNHNSNRRCSSHACSCKIVCGVPRVSIGPFRATGPAGSSSTPGTTCGLCEYGYIYNLSPQTVPIEADVLFDSNGLMTPGIVHILGTSQIIVNVSGDYEVTFSVSGVEPNQFALFLNGAPITGTVYGSGAGTQQNNGQAIISIAAGDALTLRNHSSAAAVTLQTLAGGTQTNVNASIVIKMLNPNIT; encoded by the coding sequence ATGGATTATTATAACCATAATTCTAATCGTAGATGTAGTAGCCATGCTTGCTCTTGCAAAATAGTATGCGGAGTACCAAGAGTATCAATAGGACCATTTAGAGCTACCGGACCAGCTGGCTCTAGTAGTACTCCCGGAACCACATGTGGGTTGTGCGAATACGGGTATATTTACAACCTAAGTCCTCAAACGGTACCTATAGAAGCTGATGTCTTGTTTGATTCAAACGGATTAATGACACCTGGAATTGTGCATATCCTTGGAACCTCTCAAATTATAGTTAACGTTTCGGGAGACTACGAGGTTACTTTCTCTGTGTCAGGTGTAGAACCCAACCAATTCGCACTATTTTTAAATGGTGCGCCGATTACGGGTACAGTTTACGGTTCAGGTGCAGGTACTCAGCAAAACAACGGTCAGGCTATAATTTCCATAGCAGCCGGTGATGCTCTTACCCTTCGAAATCATTCTTCTGCTGCAGCAGTTACACTACAGACTTTGGCAGGGGGCACACAAACAAATGTAAACGCATCTATTGTCATTAAAATGTTAAATCCGAATATTACCTAA
- a CDS encoding LexA family protein, protein MSDRQQKIYDFVKSYIAENHYSPSMREITDAVGLKSVSTVHGHLDRMREKGYIDFANTSARTLRIVV, encoded by the coding sequence ATGAGCGATCGACAGCAGAAAATTTATGATTTCGTTAAAAGTTATATTGCTGAAAACCACTATTCACCGTCAATGAGAGAAATCACTGACGCGGTCGGACTTAAATCTGTATCAACGGTACACGGTCACTTAGATAGAATGAGGGAAAAGGGATATATCGATTTCGCAAATACATCTGCGCGAACACTGCGAATCGTCGTATGA
- a CDS encoding FusB/FusC family EF-G-binding protein gives MDLFIRNDQYNFIKTQTKNLVNGHSTSRDVDVINALKSIAIERVFGLFIDLKEEQRRLLDGIIDIENKEAAEQYLLQLKPYVIPFKELTVQSIKKLFPKAKKLMLPIEDIDLKETSYLCWDEKGSNKRFIIAPQQDKFIGIQGTFGNLNKSGICSICYQHSEVGLFMTELKGPTIGTYSRKGNYICRDSQKCNRNLITLEKLNKFILNLQSL, from the coding sequence ATAGACCTGTTTATTAGAAATGATCAATACAATTTTATAAAAACTCAAACAAAAAACCTCGTTAACGGACACTCGACAAGTAGAGATGTAGACGTTATTAATGCGCTTAAATCTATAGCAATTGAAAGGGTATTCGGGTTGTTTATAGATTTGAAAGAAGAACAAAGAAGGTTACTTGATGGAATTATTGATATTGAGAATAAAGAGGCAGCCGAGCAATATCTATTGCAACTCAAACCGTACGTTATCCCTTTCAAAGAGTTAACGGTACAGAGTATTAAAAAGTTATTCCCGAAAGCAAAAAAGTTAATGCTCCCTATAGAGGACATTGATTTGAAAGAGACCTCATATTTATGTTGGGATGAGAAGGGGTCAAATAAAAGATTTATTATTGCCCCTCAACAAGATAAGTTTATAGGAATACAAGGAACATTTGGGAATTTAAACAAATCAGGCATTTGTTCAATCTGCTATCAACATAGCGAAGTAGGTTTATTTATGACGGAATTGAAAGGACCTACAATTGGTACGTATAGTAGAAAAGGAAATTATATTTGCCGGGATAGTCAAAAATGTAACCGCAATTTAATTACGCTAGAGAAATTAAACAAATTCATACTCAATTTACAGAGCTTATAG
- the ku gene encoding non-homologous end joining protein Ku, with product MHTVWKGAISFGLVTIPVKLHAATEDKGIKLKQLHSKCKKPIKQEKVCPICNEDVDSKSLVKGYEYATDRFVVVTDAELEGLKSDIEEKAVEILEFVKLKEIDPVYFDKTYYLAADSNGSKAYALLRESLAKSKKIGIAKITIRSKERLAAVRVLDNHLVLETLHFPDEVRSTVDLPQITNVKLTAKEKEIALSLIEQLTAEFEPTKYHDEYRERLEKLIKSKIPKNAEQPSNVVNLMDAMEKSIASIKEQKKRA from the coding sequence ATGCACACAGTCTGGAAAGGTGCTATATCGTTTGGTCTTGTAACAATCCCTGTAAAGCTACATGCAGCTACTGAAGATAAAGGTATTAAGTTAAAACAACTTCATTCAAAATGTAAAAAGCCGATTAAACAGGAGAAAGTCTGCCCTATCTGTAATGAAGATGTGGATTCGAAATCGCTTGTAAAGGGCTATGAGTATGCGACAGACCGGTTTGTAGTCGTTACAGATGCTGAATTAGAGGGCTTGAAGAGTGATATAGAAGAAAAAGCAGTGGAAATTTTAGAGTTTGTGAAGTTGAAGGAAATTGATCCTGTCTATTTTGACAAGACATATTATTTAGCTGCAGATAGCAATGGTTCGAAAGCATATGCATTGTTAAGGGAGTCTTTGGCCAAGTCGAAAAAGATTGGAATTGCAAAGATAACAATACGATCTAAAGAGCGACTAGCAGCAGTCCGCGTCCTGGATAACCATTTAGTGTTGGAGACGTTACACTTTCCGGATGAGGTTCGCAGCACGGTTGATCTACCACAAATAACAAACGTGAAATTAACCGCAAAAGAAAAAGAAATCGCACTGTCGTTAATTGAGCAATTAACTGCAGAATTTGAGCCTACTAAGTATCATGATGAATATCGTGAGCGCTTAGAAAAATTGATTAAGAGTAAAATACCTAAGAATGCAGAACAACCATCGAACGTCGTTAATCTCATGGATGCCATGGAAAAAAGTATCGCATCTATTAAAGAACAAAAGAAACGGGCATGA
- a CDS encoding peptidoglycan recognition protein family protein, translating to MAYTIVNRYIPESLYKLKAPYAMKPEYVTIHNTFNDATAANEIAYMTRNNTVVGYHVAIDDKQVVQAIPFTRNAYHAGDGQGKGNRASIGIEICYSESGGPKYVTAEENTVEYVAHILKQYGWGIDRVKWHRDWSGKNCPHRIIEEGRLQSVKDRIAKRLTELNNSTQPKEDEELKFSSPTLKTETETSLVSKAHRQIIVDAAVKAGAHASWADKLANGTLTDADVLGLAVKYTVAVNK from the coding sequence ATGGCTTACACAATCGTCAATAGATATATCCCAGAATCACTTTACAAACTAAAAGCTCCTTACGCTATGAAACCAGAGTATGTGACCATTCACAACACGTTCAATGATGCGACAGCAGCAAACGAGATTGCGTATATGACTCGCAATAACACAGTGGTAGGTTATCACGTCGCAATCGATGACAAGCAAGTTGTACAAGCCATCCCGTTTACACGCAATGCTTATCACGCAGGGGATGGTCAGGGCAAGGGTAATCGGGCATCTATTGGTATTGAAATTTGTTATTCGGAATCCGGTGGTCCGAAGTATGTTACTGCAGAAGAAAATACGGTTGAGTACGTAGCCCATATCTTGAAGCAATACGGTTGGGGAATTGACCGTGTTAAATGGCATCGTGATTGGAGCGGAAAGAATTGCCCTCATCGGATTATTGAAGAGGGACGTTTGCAGTCGGTTAAAGATAGGATTGCTAAACGGTTAACTGAATTAAATAACTCAACACAACCAAAGGAGGATGAAGAATTGAAGTTTTCAAGCCCAACTTTAAAAACGGAAACAGAAACATCGTTAGTAAGTAAAGCGCATCGTCAAATCATCGTGGATGCAGCTGTGAAGGCAGGAGCTCACGCCTCATGGGCTGACAAGTTAGCAAATGGCACGCTTACAGATGCCGATGTATTAGGGTTAGCGGTTAAATATACTGTTGCGGTAAATAAGTAA
- a CDS encoding transcriptional regulator, with amino-acid sequence MLERTVRYGDLLDMIYVDGKGQISKRRIKVLQIGEVSFRAYCHMRETNRTFTIDNVLALVPVVRKERMVI; translated from the coding sequence ATGTTGGAGAGAACGGTAAGATATGGTGATTTACTGGACATGATTTACGTGGATGGAAAAGGTCAAATCAGTAAACGGAGAATTAAGGTGCTGCAAATCGGTGAAGTGTCTTTTCGTGCGTACTGCCATATGCGTGAAACTAATCGCACGTTTACCATAGACAACGTTTTAGCGCTTGTTCCCGTAGTTAGAAAAGAAAGGATGGTTATTTAA
- a CDS encoding Gp138 family membrane-puncturing spike protein has translation MSAEVERYFERQKKNTADNLYTCTIAEIIKVELKYMRADIKLLTGDENMIMQVPIAPQQTGEFIFRIPYKVGDNVVVMFAQSDIAPFLFGGGASSEGQHTIDDAIIIGGIQSFNGPLLDEFAEYGEDIIIAKRDFSARIIIKENSEILIESDEDINIASKKDINISAPNGVVTTTDSRSGA, from the coding sequence ATGAGTGCGGAAGTCGAACGATATTTTGAAAGACAAAAGAAAAACACGGCAGACAACTTGTATACGTGCACAATAGCAGAAATCATAAAAGTTGAACTTAAGTACATGCGCGCGGATATCAAGTTGTTAACAGGCGATGAGAATATGATCATGCAAGTACCTATTGCGCCACAGCAAACAGGTGAATTCATTTTCCGGATACCTTATAAGGTTGGCGACAACGTGGTTGTAATGTTCGCGCAAAGCGATATCGCCCCATTCTTATTCGGTGGCGGTGCCTCATCTGAAGGGCAACATACAATTGATGACGCCATTATCATAGGTGGAATTCAATCGTTTAACGGACCGCTACTGGATGAATTCGCGGAATACGGAGAGGACATTATAATTGCTAAACGCGACTTTTCTGCTCGAATTATCATCAAAGAAAATAGTGAAATCTTAATAGAGTCGGATGAAGATATCAATATCGCATCAAAGAAAGATATCAATATATCTGCACCTAACGGCGTCGTAACAACCACAGATTCAAGGAGTGGTGCATAA
- a CDS encoding baseplate J/gp47 family protein, which yields MLTSEGFKRKRYVDFFEEMSEQARELWGDDVNLSERSPVGKFTSLIAYARAEDNELAEEVYNSRFVDTSEGVSLENNVKRALITKKVWLKSFGTVQLNLNRGATVPAGDLFGTNYGVMFETLSEVKAPDDGIYTVQVKALEYGRIGNVEAGEITKIINPVVGLNSVTNLAPFRNGQDEETTKELQDRYYESPGKAGNRRVEAVRARVLDEVEGVRSCIVDENDTMEYNANGVPPKSFHTIVLGGEPEDVARKIFEAKPDGIRSYGSTVVDVVDSQESIRKIGFTYAETVQIYIKAFIEKGSNYPLDGDSQIKEQIVRFIGGTGDNVTYNGLGMSKDVVVSRLESRLFAVEGVEDVKVSLSTDGFIYLEENIEIGLQVAETDYSKIEVSDLVT from the coding sequence ATGTTAACTTCGGAAGGGTTTAAACGGAAGAGATATGTTGACTTTTTCGAGGAGATGAGTGAGCAAGCTCGAGAATTATGGGGCGACGATGTAAATCTATCGGAGCGTTCTCCAGTCGGGAAATTCACATCGCTGATTGCCTACGCACGTGCAGAAGACAATGAATTAGCTGAAGAAGTATATAACAGCCGATTTGTTGATACATCTGAAGGCGTTTCGCTCGAAAATAACGTCAAGCGGGCATTGATTACAAAGAAAGTATGGCTTAAATCTTTTGGTACAGTCCAATTAAATCTTAATCGTGGTGCAACAGTACCTGCAGGTGATCTTTTCGGCACGAATTATGGCGTCATGTTCGAAACGCTTTCAGAAGTTAAAGCGCCAGATGATGGCATCTACACAGTCCAGGTTAAAGCACTTGAGTATGGCCGTATCGGAAATGTGGAGGCAGGCGAAATCACGAAAATTATTAATCCGGTTGTCGGGTTGAATTCTGTGACGAATCTAGCGCCATTTAGGAATGGGCAGGATGAGGAGACAACGAAGGAATTGCAGGACCGTTATTATGAGTCGCCAGGCAAAGCGGGAAATAGACGTGTGGAGGCGGTACGAGCAAGGGTATTGGATGAAGTAGAGGGTGTTCGGTCTTGTATTGTGGATGAGAATGACACAATGGAATATAACGCTAATGGAGTACCACCCAAGTCGTTTCATACAATTGTGCTTGGTGGAGAACCAGAGGATGTTGCGAGAAAAATATTTGAAGCAAAACCGGATGGTATTCGTTCCTACGGATCTACTGTTGTAGATGTTGTGGATTCGCAAGAATCTATCCGTAAAATCGGGTTTACTTATGCAGAAACAGTCCAGATTTACATCAAAGCATTCATTGAAAAAGGTTCTAATTATCCACTTGATGGTGACTCGCAAATTAAGGAACAGATTGTCCGGTTTATCGGTGGTACGGGTGATAACGTAACCTACAACGGTCTTGGTATGAGCAAAGACGTAGTTGTTTCCCGTTTGGAATCGCGTCTATTTGCTGTCGAAGGAGTTGAGGACGTGAAAGTGTCACTATCCACTGACGGATTTATTTATCTTGAAGAAAATATTGAAATCGGATTACAAGTTGCCGAAACGGATTACTCGAAAATCGAGGTGAGTGATCTTGTCACTTGA
- a CDS encoding CD1375 family protein: protein MVFPYMVPVYGLLVKAGAREIGSLPEQYQIPVAEYLAEQVETVK from the coding sequence ATGGTATTTCCATACATGGTGCCAGTATACGGTTTATTGGTTAAAGCAGGAGCGCGAGAGATTGGTAGTTTACCTGAGCAGTATCAGATTCCGGTTGCGGAGTATTTAGCGGAACAGGTTGAAACGGTAAAATAA
- a CDS encoding phage holin produces MKINWKVRFKNPQFIIRLLLAIGVPILGYMGLTAEDITSWGKLFDVLFEAVKNPFVIGIVVVSIYNTVPDPTTSGLSDSKQALRYDYPKKDRL; encoded by the coding sequence ATGAAAATCAACTGGAAAGTAAGGTTCAAAAATCCACAGTTTATTATTCGTCTACTATTAGCCATCGGGGTTCCCATCTTAGGTTATATGGGATTGACAGCAGAAGACATCACGAGTTGGGGTAAGTTATTCGACGTTCTGTTTGAGGCAGTGAAAAACCCGTTTGTAATTGGAATTGTAGTGGTCAGTATCTATAATACCGTTCCGGATCCGACGACATCTGGATTGTCTGACAGTAAACAGGCACTAAGGTACGACTATCCGAAAAAAGATAGGTTGTGA
- a CDS encoding ATP-dependent DNA ligase, with translation MKYVKPMLLGYQEEVRSDEGWLYEPKYDGIRLLVGNRHSYTRHGTITTSRFPELLFGGDELLLDGELIAPGTDAPDDFSGAMSRFSGNNDQPISLMVFDVISYLRAPVTYWPIEDRKELLTKVISEIDSPYINLVPYVATEGEQLFDVIKENKMEGIIAKRVGSLYLPGARSDDWRKIINWSYHDVIVSKISLGPLTVQLQSVEGEYLGSVAIGFTKEIREKLLLGIPPFLVKVKARGWTSGGKLRLPQIIEVK, from the coding sequence ATGAAGTATGTCAAGCCTATGTTACTCGGATATCAAGAGGAAGTAAGATCAGATGAAGGTTGGTTATATGAGCCAAAGTATGATGGCATCCGATTACTCGTCGGGAATCGCCACTCTTACACACGACATGGGACTATAACCACTTCTCGCTTCCCAGAACTTCTTTTTGGTGGCGATGAATTATTACTAGATGGAGAACTTATTGCGCCAGGAACAGATGCACCCGATGATTTTTCGGGTGCGATGTCACGCTTTAGCGGTAACAATGATCAGCCCATTTCATTAATGGTCTTCGATGTTATCTCTTATCTTCGAGCACCCGTTACGTACTGGCCAATCGAAGATAGAAAAGAATTACTAACAAAAGTCATATCAGAAATCGATTCACCTTATATTAATTTAGTGCCCTATGTCGCTACTGAAGGAGAACAACTATTTGATGTTATAAAAGAAAACAAAATGGAAGGTATCATTGCTAAGCGAGTAGGTAGTCTCTATTTACCTGGCGCACGTTCAGATGATTGGAGAAAAATTATTAATTGGAGTTACCATGATGTGATTGTTTCGAAGATTTCACTTGGGCCGCTTACTGTGCAGTTACAAAGTGTAGAGGGCGAATATTTAGGAAGTGTCGCGATTGGATTTACGAAGGAAATTAGAGAAAAACTACTATTAGGGATTCCTCCATTTTTAGTTAAAGTAAAAGCGAGAGGTTGGACTAGTGGTGGTAAATTGAGGTTGCCGCAGATAATAGAAGTCAAATAA
- a CDS encoding phage protein: MDLFRRKIELNAGGKLLRPPLTIHFDVDFDDTEKIDTATIKVYNLSDSTISGIIANSVVTLSAGYEGDMGVIFKGVAKNVKTTWQGPDKITEIGCIDETGSYLTKKITKTFAPGTAASVVLKYLVGEAGLSMGDFSPPTDFIYRKGKTLKGNVSPLLKAVAKDTKSKMRIGSGKMFIRDPKKGDATGFVLNKESGLIDHPEPIETEEETKDKGEKKKRSGYKLKMLLNHRVKADSIFVVQSKAVNKQLRAVKGTHTCNGRSFYTICEVY, translated from the coding sequence ATGGATCTATTTAGAAGGAAAATAGAATTGAATGCAGGCGGTAAGCTTTTGCGTCCACCACTAACTATTCATTTTGATGTCGACTTCGACGACACCGAGAAAATTGATACAGCAACAATCAAAGTCTACAACCTTTCGGATAGCACTATTTCCGGCATCATTGCTAATAGCGTGGTGACGTTATCAGCGGGATACGAAGGTGACATGGGCGTTATCTTCAAAGGTGTAGCAAAGAACGTTAAAACAACGTGGCAAGGCCCAGACAAGATAACCGAAATTGGTTGCATCGACGAAACGGGCAGTTACTTAACGAAAAAAATAACAAAGACATTTGCACCAGGTACAGCTGCCTCAGTCGTCTTGAAATACTTGGTCGGCGAGGCGGGATTAAGCATGGGTGATTTTTCCCCTCCCACTGATTTTATCTATCGTAAAGGAAAAACGTTGAAAGGTAATGTGAGTCCATTACTTAAAGCGGTTGCTAAAGACACTAAATCAAAAATGCGAATCGGTAGCGGTAAGATGTTTATCCGTGATCCAAAAAAAGGTGATGCAACTGGCTTCGTTCTGAATAAGGAAAGTGGCCTTATCGACCATCCGGAGCCTATCGAAACCGAAGAAGAAACAAAAGATAAAGGCGAAAAGAAAAAACGCTCAGGTTACAAACTGAAAATGTTGCTGAATCATCGTGTGAAAGCTGATTCAATATTCGTCGTGCAATCAAAAGCGGTTAACAAACAATTGAGAGCTGTTAAAGGCACGCATACATGTAACGGAAGATCATTCTATACGATTTGCGAGGTGTATTGA